In the Candidatus Cloacimonas acidaminovorans str. Evry genome, one interval contains:
- a CDS encoding aminomethyltransferase family protein: MNSLGFKFPVQERKTALYNLEEEWYLPLLSKHLGIPMQSIKRSNFGQYSMAVNYLTSVLEEAAAINKVAVYNIDHMTQLLFYGPDVVALLNRALTGNFTEMKVGQCKYTLLLNEQGGMQDDMILMRVSDTSFILVINAGHDITDTIEVEGEKKEYLADIDRIMQCKKEGEEVWAKDISDTLLKIDVQGPLSYKLLKEVYGESVLKNRNNPEKNMNFFTFNEFERNGHHYYLSRTGYTNRWGWELYIPVAVAEEDAKIIISKALDFGGLLVGLGGRDENRISAGPFGLPLMGQEYDPYHTPVNAPLFETAVDMNKEYFVGKEALVKEIVEGVQKRLYIFVSEGIVSNRGIYKDGKRLGTVTSSINSPNVSWEMRLAIGSKRKNVNEEKGTAAIGMGWFYFPLFEKDNEGKEIAEIDEKPIRIPVEFYREDENRKPTGTPVLGYVTLEGITPATAHKPLKNIENL; the protein is encoded by the coding sequence ATGAACAGCTTAGGTTTCAAGTTTCCTGTTCAGGAAAGAAAAACAGCCCTCTACAATTTGGAAGAGGAATGGTATCTTCCCCTTTTATCAAAACATCTCGGCATTCCAATGCAAAGCATTAAACGCAGTAATTTCGGTCAATATTCTATGGCGGTAAATTATTTAACTTCTGTGTTGGAAGAAGCAGCTGCCATCAATAAAGTAGCTGTCTATAACATTGACCATATGACACAATTACTCTTTTACGGACCTGATGTAGTAGCTCTTTTAAATCGGGCTTTAACCGGAAATTTTACCGAAATGAAAGTTGGACAATGTAAATATACTTTACTACTGAACGAACAGGGTGGCATGCAAGATGATATGATTCTGATGAGAGTTAGCGATACCAGTTTTATTCTGGTTATTAATGCCGGACATGATATTACCGATACAATTGAAGTGGAAGGCGAAAAAAAGGAATATCTTGCTGATATAGATAGAATTATGCAATGCAAAAAAGAAGGGGAAGAGGTTTGGGCAAAAGATATTTCCGATACCTTGCTAAAAATAGATGTTCAAGGTCCTCTATCTTACAAATTGCTAAAAGAGGTCTATGGTGAAAGTGTGTTGAAGAACAGAAATAATCCGGAAAAGAATATGAATTTCTTCACTTTTAATGAGTTTGAACGCAACGGACACCATTACTATTTATCCAGAACAGGATATACTAACAGGTGGGGTTGGGAACTTTATATTCCCGTTGCCGTTGCTGAAGAAGATGCCAAAATTATTATTTCCAAGGCATTGGACTTCGGAGGACTCTTAGTTGGATTAGGGGGTAGAGATGAAAACAGGATTTCTGCAGGACCTTTCGGTTTACCTTTGATGGGGCAGGAATATGACCCTTATCATACACCTGTAAATGCTCCTCTTTTTGAGACCGCAGTAGATATGAACAAGGAATACTTTGTAGGAAAAGAGGCATTAGTCAAAGAAATAGTGGAAGGAGTGCAAAAGCGACTCTATATCTTTGTTTCTGAAGGTATTGTATCTAATCGGGGTATTTATAAAGATGGCAAACGCCTGGGAACTGTTACCAGCAGTATAAATTCTCCCAATGTTTCGTGGGAAATGCGTTTAGCAATTGGTTCCAAGCGAAAAAATGTGAATGAAGAAAAAGGAACTGCTGCTATCGGAATGGGTTGGTTTTATTTTCCTTTGTTTGAAAAAGATAATGAAGGAAAAGAGATAGCGGAAATTGATGAGAAACCAATTCGTATACCGGTTGAATTTTACCGCGAGGATGAAAATCGGAAACCGACAGGAACACCTGTTTTGGGCTATGTTACCCTGGAAGGAATTACACCAGCTACAGCACATAAACCGTTGAAGAATATAGAGAACCTGTAA
- a CDS encoding 2,3,4,5-tetrahydropyridine-2,6-dicarboxylate N-succinyltransferase has protein sequence MKQEIIELYNNPPEKWTAKHKALFTAFIDALNKGEIRSCEKENGIWKVNEWVKMGILLGFQMGELTIYQWSEAKPFFDKDTLPEKQFTLADRIRIVPGGSSARNGCYISTGVTIMPPAYINIGAYVDSGTLIDSHSLVGSCAQIGKNVHLSAGAIIGGVLEPVGMRPVIIEDDVFVGGNTGIYEGIIVQNKVVIASGVVITASTPIYDSVREKFLERDSGNSFTIPSKAVVVPGSRRLKSNPDFQIACPIIIKYRDDKTDKAVELEQALRI, from the coding sequence ATGAAACAGGAAATAATTGAACTTTATAACAACCCACCGGAAAAATGGACAGCAAAACATAAAGCATTGTTTACAGCTTTTATAGATGCCTTAAATAAAGGAGAAATCCGCTCCTGCGAAAAAGAAAATGGTATTTGGAAAGTAAATGAATGGGTGAAAATGGGTATCCTTCTTGGCTTTCAAATGGGGGAATTAACTATCTATCAATGGAGTGAAGCGAAACCTTTTTTTGATAAGGATACTCTGCCGGAAAAGCAATTCACTTTGGCAGATAGAATCAGAATTGTTCCCGGAGGAAGTTCTGCCAGAAATGGTTGTTATATTTCTACCGGAGTAACGATTATGCCTCCTGCTTATATCAATATTGGTGCCTATGTGGATAGCGGAACTCTTATTGATTCACATTCCCTGGTTGGTTCTTGTGCCCAAATTGGAAAAAATGTGCATCTTTCCGCTGGAGCTATTATTGGTGGGGTATTAGAACCTGTAGGAATGCGTCCTGTTATTATAGAAGACGATGTTTTTGTAGGTGGAAATACTGGAATCTATGAAGGAATAATTGTTCAAAACAAGGTAGTGATTGCTTCCGGAGTAGTTATAACTGCCTCCACACCTATCTATGACAGCGTTCGGGAAAAGTTTTTAGAACGCGATAGTGGCAATAGTTTTACTATTCCTTCTAAAGCTGTAGTAGTTCCTGGTTCACGACGACTGAAAAGTAACCCTGATTTTCAAATTGCCTGTCCGATTATTATAAAATATAGAGATGATAAAACCGATAAAGCTGTAGAATTGGAACAGGCACTTAGAATATAA